In Prunus dulcis chromosome 2, ALMONDv2, whole genome shotgun sequence, a single genomic region encodes these proteins:
- the LOC117619439 gene encoding uncharacterized protein LOC117619439 has product MSILCGCPLIECVYCLACTRWAWKRCLHTAGHDSETWGIATAEEFEPVPRLCRYILAVYEDDLRQPLWEPPGGYGIKPDWLILKKTYEDTQGQAPPYILYLDHDHADIVLAFRGLNLARESDYAVLMDNKLGKKKFDGGYVHNGLLKAAEWVLDAECEILKDLVEKYPNYTLTFTGHSLGSGVAALLTMVVVQNRDRLGNIDRKRVRGYAIAPARCMSLNLAVRYADVINSVVLQDDFLPRTATPLEDIFKSLFCLPCLLCIRCMRDTCIPEEKMLKDPRRLYAPGRLYHIVERKPFRLGRFPPVVKTAVPVDGRFEHIVLSCNATSDHAIIWIEREAQRALKLMLEKDQIMEIPPKQKMERQETLAKEHTEEYRAALQRAVTLAVPHAYSPSIYGTFDEKDEEEHSYGSSGESSFSSTKKSKTFVVRF; this is encoded by the exons GAATTCGAGCCTGTTCCTCGCCTTTGCCGCTACATTCTAGCAGTTTATGAAGATGACCTTCGCCAACCCCTTTGGGAGCCCCCTGGTGGGTATGGAATTAAACCAGATTggttaattttgaaaaagacaTATGAAGATACTCAAGGACAAGCTcctccatatatattatatcttGATCATGACCATGCTGATATAGTTCTTGCCTTCAGAGGCCTTAACTTGGCAAGAGAGAGTGACTATGCAGTTCTTATGGATAATAAGCTGGGCAAGAAGAAATTTGATGGCGGGTATGTTCACAATGGGCTATTGAAAGCCGCTGAATGGGTTCTGGATGCAGAATGTGAGATTTTGAAAGATTTGGTAGAGAAGTATCCAAATTATACTTTGACTTTCACGGGACACTCCCTAGGGTCCGGTGTAGCAGCATTGTTAACAATGGTGGTGGTGCAGAACAGGGATAGGTTGGGGAACATTGATCGGAAGAGGGTTAGGGGCTACGCTATTGCACCTGCGAGGTGTATGTCATTGAACTTAGCCGTCAGATATGCAGACGTCATCAATTCTGTTGTGCTTCAG GATGACTTCTTACCTCGGACAGCTACACCCTTGGAAGACATTTTCAAGTCACTTTTCTG TTTGCCGTGCCTACTGTGCATACGATGCATGAGGGACACATGCATACCTGAGGAGAAGATGCTTAAAGATCCAAGGAGGCTGTACGCACCTGGCCGCCTCTATCACATTGTTGAAAGAAAGCCTTTTAG GTTAGGAAGGTTTCCCCCAGTGGTCAAGACTGCAGTGCCCGTAGATGGGCGATTTGAGCACATAGTTCTTTCTTGTAATGCCACTTCAGACCATGCCATCATTTGGATAGAGAGAGAAGCCCAAAGGGCTCTAAAG TTAATGTTGGAGAAAGATCAAATTATGGAGATACCGCCAAAGCAAAAAATGGAGCGGCAGGAGACGTTAGCCAAAGAACACACTGAGGAGTACAGGGCTGCATTACAGAGGGCTGTCACGTTGGCCGTGCCTCACGCATATTCACCATCTATCTATGGAACTTTTGATGAGAAGGATGAGGAGGAGCATTCATATGGATCCAGTGGGGAATCTTCTTTTAGTTCCACTAAGAAAAGCAAGACATTTGTTGTgcggttttga
- the LOC117618525 gene encoding probable prolyl 4-hydroxylase 12 isoform X2, giving the protein MASIVSIFLLLAFTSFFSSSSAEVRKELRSEETNKETFIRFGHSVHSNRIDPSRAVQLSWRPRVFLYQGFLSDEECDHLVSLAHGGEEKSLTEYDDLGNTNTIRLHKSLEIPLNMEDEIVSRIEERISAWTFLPKENSRALQVSRNGVEEAEKNLNFFGNKSTLEQSEPLIATVILYLSNVTHGGEILFPESELRSEVWSDCGKSSSILKPTKGNAILFFTLHPNASPDKSSPHTRCPVLEGEMWCATKFIYAKAIGGEKVSSDSESSECTDEDNNCPNWASIGECQRNPVFMVGSPDYYGTCRKSCNAC; this is encoded by the exons ATGGCTTCCATCGTCTcaatctttcttcttttggcgTTTACGTCATTCTTCTCCAGCTCATCTGCTGAAGT CAGGAAGGAACTAAGGAGTGAGGAAACCAACAAAGAAACTTTCATACGCTTTGGCCACTCAGTTCATTCTAACAGAATTGACCCTTCACGGGCTGTCCAACTATCTTGGCGACCAAG GGTCTTTTTATATCAAGGTTTCCTATCAGATGAGGAGTGTGACCACCTTGTTTCTTTG GCACATGGTGGAGAAGAGAAATCATTGACAGAATATGATGATTTAGGAAACACCAACACAATCAGGCTGCATAAAAGTTTAGAAATTCCCTTGAACATGGAG GATGAGATTGTTTCAAGGATTGAGGAAAGAATTTCAGCTTGGACTTTCCTTCCTAAAG AGAATAGCAGAGCTTTACAGGTTTCGCGTAATGGGGTCGAGGAGGCTGagaagaatttaaatttttttggtaacaaATCTACATTGGAACAGAGTGAGCCCTTGATAGCAACAGTCATTTTGTATCTCTCAAACGTCACTCATGGTGGCGAGATTCTATTCCCAGAGTCTGAG CTGAGGAGCGAGGTTTGGTCTGATTGTGGAAAGAGTAGCAGCATCTTGAAACCCACTAAAGGAAATGCAATCCTGTTTTTCACTCTCCATCCTAATGCATCTCCGGATAAGAGTAGCCCCCATACCAGATGCCCAGTACTTGAAGGGGAAATGTGGTGTGCCACAAAATTCATTTATGCAAAAGCCATTGGTGGGGAAAAAGTGTCATCCGATTCCGAGAGCAGCGAATGCACCGATGAAGACAATAACTGTCCCAATTGGGCTTCGATTGGGGAGTGTCAAAGGAACCCTGTGTTCATGGTTGGTTCGCCTGATTACTATGGGACATGCAGGAAGAGTTGTAATGCGTGCTGA
- the LOC117618525 gene encoding probable prolyl 4-hydroxylase 12 isoform X1, translating into MASIVSIFLLLAFTSFFSSSSAEVSRKELRSEETNKETFIRFGHSVHSNRIDPSRAVQLSWRPRVFLYQGFLSDEECDHLVSLAHGGEEKSLTEYDDLGNTNTIRLHKSLEIPLNMEDEIVSRIEERISAWTFLPKENSRALQVSRNGVEEAEKNLNFFGNKSTLEQSEPLIATVILYLSNVTHGGEILFPESELRSEVWSDCGKSSSILKPTKGNAILFFTLHPNASPDKSSPHTRCPVLEGEMWCATKFIYAKAIGGEKVSSDSESSECTDEDNNCPNWASIGECQRNPVFMVGSPDYYGTCRKSCNAC; encoded by the exons ATGGCTTCCATCGTCTcaatctttcttcttttggcgTTTACGTCATTCTTCTCCAGCTCATCTGCTGAAGT TAGCAGGAAGGAACTAAGGAGTGAGGAAACCAACAAAGAAACTTTCATACGCTTTGGCCACTCAGTTCATTCTAACAGAATTGACCCTTCACGGGCTGTCCAACTATCTTGGCGACCAAG GGTCTTTTTATATCAAGGTTTCCTATCAGATGAGGAGTGTGACCACCTTGTTTCTTTG GCACATGGTGGAGAAGAGAAATCATTGACAGAATATGATGATTTAGGAAACACCAACACAATCAGGCTGCATAAAAGTTTAGAAATTCCCTTGAACATGGAG GATGAGATTGTTTCAAGGATTGAGGAAAGAATTTCAGCTTGGACTTTCCTTCCTAAAG AGAATAGCAGAGCTTTACAGGTTTCGCGTAATGGGGTCGAGGAGGCTGagaagaatttaaatttttttggtaacaaATCTACATTGGAACAGAGTGAGCCCTTGATAGCAACAGTCATTTTGTATCTCTCAAACGTCACTCATGGTGGCGAGATTCTATTCCCAGAGTCTGAG CTGAGGAGCGAGGTTTGGTCTGATTGTGGAAAGAGTAGCAGCATCTTGAAACCCACTAAAGGAAATGCAATCCTGTTTTTCACTCTCCATCCTAATGCATCTCCGGATAAGAGTAGCCCCCATACCAGATGCCCAGTACTTGAAGGGGAAATGTGGTGTGCCACAAAATTCATTTATGCAAAAGCCATTGGTGGGGAAAAAGTGTCATCCGATTCCGAGAGCAGCGAATGCACCGATGAAGACAATAACTGTCCCAATTGGGCTTCGATTGGGGAGTGTCAAAGGAACCCTGTGTTCATGGTTGGTTCGCCTGATTACTATGGGACATGCAGGAAGAGTTGTAATGCGTGCTGA